A stretch of [Clostridium] innocuum DNA encodes these proteins:
- a CDS encoding DUF2461 domain-containing protein, producing the protein MSIMMEYLRQLQKNNQRDWFQSHKDLRKEAEAEFEELLQDLMERIVRFDPSISGFAPKELTFKQVRDTRFSKDKTPYLPAFRAHISAKGKLPIPVGYYVHLMPDNQSFLGGGLFADMFKDATAMMRDAIAAKPEEFSAIIEAPSFKDHFTITGTKLKRVPKGYDPDHSMASYLCHKSWCLEYPLMDNEVEDREKFLTLACTLFQAMKPFHDFMNTALQDFQFPQR; encoded by the coding sequence ATGTCTATTATGATGGAATACTTGCGCCAGCTACAGAAAAACAACCAGCGGGACTGGTTTCAAAGTCACAAGGATCTGCGGAAGGAAGCAGAAGCTGAGTTCGAGGAGCTTTTACAGGATCTGATGGAACGCATAGTACGCTTTGACCCCTCTATTAGCGGCTTTGCGCCAAAAGAGCTGACCTTCAAGCAGGTGCGCGACACCCGTTTCAGTAAGGATAAAACTCCGTATCTGCCTGCATTTCGCGCACATATTTCCGCAAAGGGGAAGCTTCCCATACCGGTTGGATATTATGTTCATCTAATGCCGGATAATCAAAGCTTTCTGGGAGGAGGATTGTTCGCGGATATGTTCAAGGACGCAACAGCCATGATGCGTGATGCGATTGCCGCAAAGCCGGAAGAGTTTTCCGCCATTATCGAAGCTCCTTCGTTTAAGGATCACTTCACAATTACAGGGACAAAGCTAAAGCGTGTTCCCAAGGGGTATGATCCTGACCACAGCATGGCCTCCTATCTCTGCCACAAAAGCTGGTGTCTTGAATATCCGCTCATGGATAATGAGGTGGAAGACCGCGAGAAGTTTCTCACACTAGCCTGCACCCTGTTTCAGGCAATGAAGCCGTTTCATGATTTTATGAATACGGCATTGCAGGATTTTCAGTTCCCACAGCGATAG
- a CDS encoding ABC transporter ATP-binding protein, giving the protein MKQITLNKVGYAYDTEWILEDLNLTIQQGDGCILLTGKNGAGKSTLLNVVCGFLPPDYGNLSRGGMTMGYLPYEHPLYRHLTVLENLRYFYRCFHGKNLDVQDAAVQEVLQALSIDYLNQRMDQCSSGQEQKAGIACILLSNADMIIMDEPFVAIDAKSSEGLCELISKKCENTVFLITSHTSSGILPVVNRLLALDGHHLVLDTKDHRKIMQYFQPEEDAV; this is encoded by the coding sequence ATGAAACAGATCACACTGAATAAGGTAGGCTATGCCTATGATACGGAATGGATTTTAGAGGATTTGAACCTCACGATACAGCAGGGAGACGGGTGTATACTGCTGACCGGGAAAAACGGAGCAGGAAAGAGTACGCTGTTAAATGTGGTCTGCGGATTTCTGCCGCCGGATTACGGGAACCTTTCACGTGGTGGAATGACAATGGGATATCTGCCATATGAACATCCTCTGTATCGCCATTTAACCGTATTGGAAAATCTGCGATATTTTTACCGCTGCTTTCATGGCAAAAATCTGGATGTGCAGGACGCAGCTGTACAGGAGGTTCTGCAGGCACTGTCGATTGATTATCTAAACCAGCGCATGGACCAGTGCAGCTCCGGACAGGAACAGAAGGCGGGTATTGCCTGTATTCTGCTCAGCAATGCGGATATGATTATCATGGATGAGCCGTTTGTTGCCATAGATGCGAAAAGCAGTGAAGGTCTGTGTGAGCTGATTTCAAAAAAGTGTGAGAACACGGTATTCCTGATTACCAGTCATACCTCATCCGGCATTTTGCCTGTTGTAAATCGGCTGCTGGCACTGGATGGTCACCATCTGGTTCTGGATACGAAAGACCATAGGAAAATCATGCAATATTTCCAGCCGGAGGAGGATGCTGTATGA
- a CDS encoding LacI family transcriptional regulator, producing MEQHKYNIIDIARLAQVSTATVSRVLHEKGGYSKETETRVRRVIAECGFQLNKNAQGLRTQKSRNIGVIVPDITNEFFARIIRYLELFFLKHQYSVLICDSHEDIEIEQLHIRNLKEQQVEGIIYISGRNANPIQESAFSIPIVYIDRKPEDVHIFVHSDNRQGGYLAARELIEKQCRSILFLRDQKKASTIRQRRSGYLEALEEAGIAFQESWEIMTKSDYASVFKTVTNLLMQKGCFFDGVFATNDNMALACLHALHAQHIQVPDQVKIVGFDNVSISQFCHPALTTITQNTELMAEAAGDALLKRIHHELDKQEFIIPVSLCVREST from the coding sequence GTGGAACAGCATAAATATAATATTATTGATATCGCACGTCTGGCGCAGGTGTCCACCGCTACAGTTTCCCGTGTGCTGCATGAAAAGGGCGGTTATTCCAAGGAAACGGAGACCCGTGTGCGCAGAGTCATTGCGGAATGCGGTTTTCAGCTTAATAAAAATGCACAGGGCTTGCGGACGCAGAAAAGCAGGAATATCGGTGTTATCGTGCCGGATATCACCAATGAATTTTTTGCGAGAATCATCCGTTACCTGGAACTGTTCTTTCTCAAACATCAGTATTCTGTTTTGATATGTGATTCCCATGAGGATATTGAAATCGAACAGCTGCATATCCGCAATCTGAAGGAGCAGCAGGTAGAGGGTATCATTTATATCTCAGGAAGGAATGCAAATCCGATACAGGAATCCGCATTTTCCATACCGATCGTCTATATTGACCGAAAGCCGGAGGATGTGCACATCTTTGTACATTCCGATAATCGGCAGGGAGGATATCTTGCTGCCAGAGAATTGATAGAAAAGCAGTGCCGCAGCATTCTGTTTTTAAGAGATCAGAAGAAAGCGTCAACGATTCGGCAGAGAAGAAGCGGCTACCTGGAAGCGCTGGAAGAAGCGGGGATAGCGTTTCAGGAATCCTGGGAAATCATGACGAAAAGCGATTATGCCAGTGTATTCAAAACAGTCACTAACCTGCTTATGCAGAAAGGCTGCTTCTTTGACGGCGTGTTTGCGACCAATGACAATATGGCACTGGCCTGTCTGCACGCATTGCATGCACAGCATATTCAGGTTCCCGATCAGGTGAAAATCGTCGGCTTTGACAATGTCTCCATTTCACAGTTCTGTCACCCGGCACTGACTACGATTACACAAAATACAGAGCTGATGGCGGAGGCGGCAGGAGACGCGCTGTTGAAGCGGATTCATCATGAGCTGGATAAGCAGGAATTTATCATACCGGTTTCTCTTTGTGTAAGGGAATCAACCTGA
- a CDS encoding ribulose-phosphate 3-epimerase — MKPMFSPSLMCMDLLKIREQIQILNMRADFYHIDIMDGHFVKNITLSPDFVKAVARVSRVPLDCHLMVTHPDDYITMLAQAGATFLSPHAETINTDAFRILHKIHELGCRTGIVLNPATPLSYIRHYLHLLDKITIMSVDPGFAGQAFIREMLDKIKEAKALKLQHGYRYLIEVDGSCNAATFQELRQAGVEVFIVGNSGLFQLDDNLHAAWEKMLAQFHGEIDKTQHLRKQP; from the coding sequence ATGAAGCCTATGTTCAGTCCGTCTCTCATGTGTATGGATTTATTGAAAATCAGAGAACAGATTCAAATTCTGAATATGCGTGCGGATTTTTATCATATTGACATTATGGATGGTCATTTCGTAAAGAATATTACATTATCTCCGGATTTTGTCAAAGCAGTAGCCCGCGTCAGCAGGGTACCGCTGGACTGTCATTTAATGGTTACGCATCCGGATGACTATATCACCATGCTTGCCCAGGCAGGAGCCACCTTTCTTTCGCCGCATGCAGAAACCATCAACACGGATGCCTTTCGTATTCTTCATAAGATTCATGAGCTTGGATGCAGGACCGGTATTGTTTTGAACCCGGCAACTCCCCTGTCCTATATCCGGCATTATCTTCATTTACTTGACAAAATCACCATTATGAGTGTTGATCCGGGCTTTGCCGGACAGGCTTTTATTCGCGAAATGCTGGATAAGATAAAAGAAGCGAAGGCGCTTAAGCTGCAGCATGGCTATCGGTATCTAATCGAAGTGGATGGCTCTTGCAATGCAGCAACCTTTCAGGAGCTGCGTCAGGCAGGGGTGGAAGTATTCATCGTGGGAAATTCCGGTCTGTTTCAGCTGGACGATAATTTGCATGCGGCATGGGAAAAAATGCTTGCGCAGTTTCATGGGGAAATAGATAAAACTCAGCATTTGCGAAAACAGCCATAG
- a CDS encoding RNA polymerase sigma factor, giving the protein MQQEELNKRIDQAVQGDRLALEEVLTEIQDMVFNLSLRMLGTIADAQDAAQEILIKVMTSISTFRKESRFQTWVYRIAVNYLMDVKRSMFAAHPLDFDFYANDLRASYVPDEEEALTGCTREEAARELKLSCTNVMLQCLKPQDRCIYILGTMFHIDSKSAAEILDMTPEAYRQRLSRARKRMASFLSTYCGAVSNGFCQCDKRIPYAVMTHRLEPQNLEYSRLKTLDKRILNEFCDHMEELEEIMDSFDQLPAFRCTMDAKQLLRELVDSEVMKKVQNAKEVA; this is encoded by the coding sequence ATGCAGCAGGAGGAATTAAACAAACGAATTGATCAGGCGGTTCAGGGGGATCGCCTTGCACTGGAGGAGGTTCTGACAGAAATACAGGATATGGTATTCAATCTGTCACTGCGTATGCTGGGAACCATAGCGGATGCACAGGATGCCGCTCAGGAAATCCTCATTAAGGTTATGACCAGTATTTCCACCTTTCGCAAAGAAAGCAGATTTCAAACCTGGGTGTATCGTATCGCTGTGAATTATCTGATGGATGTAAAAAGAAGCATGTTCGCAGCGCATCCCCTGGATTTTGATTTTTATGCAAATGATCTGCGGGCAAGCTATGTGCCGGATGAAGAAGAAGCCCTGACGGGATGTACGAGGGAGGAGGCCGCAAGAGAGCTGAAGCTCTCCTGTACCAATGTCATGCTGCAGTGCCTGAAGCCGCAGGATCGCTGCATTTACATTCTCGGGACTATGTTTCACATTGACAGCAAAAGTGCCGCAGAAATTCTGGATATGACTCCGGAAGCATACCGGCAGCGCTTATCTCGGGCAAGAAAGCGCATGGCTTCTTTTTTAAGCACCTATTGCGGAGCAGTATCCAATGGATTCTGTCAGTGTGATAAGCGGATTCCCTACGCAGTTATGACACACCGTCTTGAGCCGCAGAATCTGGAATACAGCAGACTGAAAACACTGGATAAGCGGATTCTGAATGAATTCTGTGATCATATGGAGGAGCTGGAGGAGATTATGGACAGCTTCGATCAGCTGCCTGCCTTTCGCTGTACAATGGACGCCAAACAGCTGTTAAGGGAGCTGGTGGATTCTGAGGTCATGAAAAAGGTACAGAATGCAAAGGAGGTGGCCTGA